One region of Triticum aestivum cultivar Chinese Spring chromosome 6B, IWGSC CS RefSeq v2.1, whole genome shotgun sequence genomic DNA includes:
- the LOC123134482 gene encoding uncharacterized protein encodes MWKLLFKAQKRWPMETEDVGLDAKNLATLGWTNKLERIKSLTPLPEDPVTPQLEEMLVPTPYQPPEKKTKKKGKGPKDGSLRKGPSDAVFGENEDVFSHKEDEDEEEEEEEVESDSRRKMRRKKRTTSKNPEGAMPKREKITLSDSLDSESKHSPKRAPREKPLADT; translated from the exons ATGTGGAAGCTACTCTTCAAGGCGCAGAAGAGAtggcccatggagaccgaagacGTCGGCCTCGATGCCAAGAATTTGGCCACTCTG GGCTGGACCAACAAGTTGGAGCGGATTAAGAGTCTGACTCCGTTGCCTGAAGATCCAGTCACTCCTCAGCTGGAGGAGATGCTGGTCCCAACGCCCTATCAGCcgccggagaagaagaccaagaagaagggcaaagggccCAAGGACGGTTCCCTCCGCAAAGGTCCTTCGGACGCAGTGTTCGGAGAGAACGAGGACGTCTTCTCTCACaaggaagacgaagatgaagaggaggaggaggaggaagtggagagcGATTCCCGGcgcaagatgaggaggaagaagaggacaacctCCAAGAATCCGGAGGGAGCAATGCCGAAGAGGGAGAAGATAACCCTCTCGGATAGTTTGGACTCAGAGTCCAAACACAGCCCGAAGAGGGCCccaagggagaagcccctggccgacaCGTAA